The following is a genomic window from Thermoanaerobaculia bacterium.
CTGTACCCTAATCACCCGGGAAGTCTTGAGGCGCGGCGAGACGCGAGCGAGACGGGCGATCGCGGCGGGAATGATTGCTTCGCCTGCAACGTATTTGATTTCCGTCATTCCCGCGTAAGCGGGAATCCAGAAATCCAGCCCTGCGTCCGCGCTTTCGCGGGGACGACCGCTTTGCGCGCGCTTTACCCCCTCGTAAACGAGTCGAACTCCTCCGCATGCGGCGCCCGCGCGCGGGCCTCGTCGGCCGCGACGAGCCCCGCTTTCGCGAGCTTCGCCAGCGACTGCTCGAGCGACACGGCGCCGAACTTTCGCGCGATCGCGATCTCCTGGTGGAGGTGGTGCAGCGCGTTCTTCCGGATGTGCTGGCGGGCGCCGTCGGTCGCGAGCAGCAGCTCGATCGCGACGACCCGCCCCTTTGCGTCCGCCCGCGGCAGAAGGTGCTGCGAGAGGATCGCCGCGACCGCCATCGCGATCTCCTGGCGCACGGTCGCCTGGCGCTCGGGGGGGAAGGAGTCGGCGAGCCGCGCGACGGCTCCCGCGGTGTCGGAGCTGTGGAGCGTCGAGAGGACGAGATGCCCCGTTTCGGCCGCGGCGAGCGCGATCGCCATCGTCTCCGGGTCGCGCATCTCGCCGATCACGAGGACGTCGGGCGCCTGCCGGAGCGACGCGCGGAGCGCCGAGGCGAAGTCCGGGGCGTCGACGCCGATCTCGATCTGCTCGATCACGGACTTGCGGTGCGCGTGCTCGTACTCGATCGGGTCCTCGATCGTCACGACGTGCCGCGCGCTCGAGCGGTTGATCTCAGCCACCAGCGCGGC
Proteins encoded in this region:
- a CDS encoding PilT/PilU family type 4a pilus ATPase codes for the protein MEDAEDINRLIAELNAEAAPREKADETGSEDFEISSGAAIDVSPGGDLRLDGWLAQLVARKGSDLLLVADAPPAVRRDADFQFLDAERLSGPEIERAVLPALSAPARRAYRERWNADASLRRGGQRFRVNLHRERGRAAAAIRALPAEPPSFAALGLPEEVARLAHLARGLVLVTGPTGSGKTTTLAALVAEINRSSARHVVTIEDPIEYEHAHRKSVIEQIEIGVDAPDFASALRASLRQAPDVLVIGEMRDPETMAIALAAAETGHLVLSTLHSSDTAGAVARLADSFPPERQATVRQEIAMAVAAILSQHLLPRADAKGRVVAIELLLATDGARQHIRKNALHHLHQEIAIARKFGAVSLEQSLAKLAKAGLVAADEARARAPHAEEFDSFTRG